ATGACCAAGTTACAGGTCTGATTAATTTACTGAGTCTCGCCCTCCGTTTGCTGACAATCATTGAGTTTGTTGTCAGACGACAACTGACTGTACAGTCAGTCAACTCTCTTGCTGGACTTTATCCCGAACATCCAAACAAACGAACTGCCCAACCTACTGCTGAACGGTTGTTACGTGCTTTTTCTAATATCACTTTGACGATTATTGAAGCCCGTGGTCAGCGTTTTGGTTATGTTCCTCCTTTAAACCCTCTACAGCAGGAAATCATTAGTTTACTTGGGCTTTCACCTGATATTTATAGCAATCTTGTGGATAATTCCTCGTAAGTCAAATTCTATTACGCGAACGGTGAGATATAATGTTACGCTTTACCAATATAAAGAATTGTTTGAAATCAGTCCTACTCACTGCCCAGTAAGACCCTGCCCATTGCACCCCCAAGTATGACCGCATACCGACAGATGACAATCTGGGACATTCTTGATGAAATATCCGAAGCGCCACCCACCTCTTCACTCGCTGCGGTGTGGTCATGTTTAGACACTGAGTTAGAGGATTTATCAGTAGAAGCACAATTAGCGATCGCCGCCGCCGCTTTCTCCCAAATCGCGGATATCCTCAAAACCCGCGCCCAATTGTTGTTAGAGGATGTCCGCGCACAAACGGATACTGATGGGCCAGTCATCAGCACAGATATCTTTGCTGGTTTGGTGAGAACAACCATGCAGCTTGACTTGGATGACTTAATCGAAGAACCACCAACGCAAAGCTTTAGACCACATGGGCCGCATCAGTTCACTCATCCTATTACTAGAGATGATTCAGTAGCCGCACCTGTGGAGAAAGAGAATGTGCTGGCGATGCTGGAGATTCAGACTGTAGAGGACGTGCATCGTCTTGCAGGGGATGAGGATGTTGATAAGTGGCGGAGTGCGATCGCTCAATATCTGGTGCAGGTAAAAGATGAAATTCCTCTGCCGAAACTGCAACGCAAGTTGAAAATGCCGATGGTGGAGGTGTGGCTGGGTTTGCTGCTCGGTGGGTTTACACTAGAACAACGGGGGGAATTTTATGATAATGACAAAATTTGGGTGATGAAAGATGGTTCTGGAGTTTGATAAAGATGTCATCGTGCTTCACATATTACCGACGCTACACTGAAATAAAAACCCATGACTGATCAGATGCAATCTATCGACACTCAAACTCACAACAGCCAAGAACAGTCTAGCCAAAAATCAGAGAATAGTAATTTTTTCCAAGCGATCGGTGTGATCAGTGGAGAGGTTAACATCACAGGTAATTTGCTGGCTACCATCACCATTCAAGGGCGCGAGTACAAGTTAAGATGCCAGCGCAAGAATCATCAACTATTCACCGCTTTGAAATATCGGATGAAGAATACAGGCACGACATTTCAAACATTAATGGTATATCCTAAAGCAACGCACTTTCCTCGTCGCCAACAGCCACACATCATTGATTTTGAATTAGTTAATTTTAAATCAGAAAATTCTGACAAAGGGATGTTTTCAGAGTGCCAAGATTTAGAATTTAAGCTCTTAGGACTATGGCAGTTTATTAGAGTGTCGAAAGTTCCCTGTATTAGTATATTTAAAAATCTGAATCAAGAACGACTTGATTATATAAAATCAGCCGATTCTGAGCAGAGAGTAAATTTTATGAAAGCAGCACACCTGCCTGTAATTTGGCATGAACCAGTGGTTCCTCCCTTTCGATTTAACCCTAATTTGCCAAAAGAAGAACAAGGTAAAAGATATTTTGTGCAAGTGAAAGCCAAATTTTCACCGCAAGAGAATGTGTTTCATTTTGAATCAATGTTGGGTTTACCTAGTGAAAATGCTCCTCGGTTTCTGAGCGCTCGTAAGGGAGATAAAGTACAGGTAAGCAAGCAAAAACGACAACAAAACAAAAATACTCCAGCTCAGGGTGATAGCCCAAAACCCAAGCCTAAAAAGAAAACCGTGTGAAAGGTGAAGAATTGTTTGCTGCGTTTACTGGTATTGAGGGCGAATTTTGTAGGCGATTGCGGAACCGCCCGCTAATAAAGCGATCAGCTACGCTATGAGCGCTTGCGCCATCGCCTGATATTACAATTGCTCTACAGATAATGATATTGTCAAGGTGGCTATAAAGGTAAGTAACTTAAGAGCTTTTATTAGTAAGCCAAAAGCTACCTAGACAAACGACATGAGCAACACTGGCAAGGGGAAGAAATTAGCATCTTTCAACTGCGACCAAAAGATGTGGGAGCGTTTTATTCTTCGCTGTCAGTCTCAGGGAACAACAGCCACAGCGACACTGACTCGTTTTATCCAGTTGTACCTTGACGGTTCCTTTGATAACCTTGATCAAGTTGCTCATCATGATTTGGATAACAACGGGCTGGACTCTAGGATAAAAGAGATTGTTGAGGAATACTTACGCCACAATCTAACTGACAATCCCAGTAATGGTGATTCAGAAGCGATATCAACCATTTACTCTCGACTTGACGAGATTGAAACTCAAATTGAAAATAAGTCAACTAGTATCGAAATACAATCTCATCCTCAACAGAATGAATTAGAGCAAAAATTTGAATCAATGGCCTCCCGTATAGAACAGTTGGCTGATGCGATTAGAAAAATTCAAATCTACCTGAACAATCAACCGAAGCAGCGCGGTAAATCATATGGTAGAAGCTCATATGCTCAAGCTTCTACTCCCCGGATGAAGCCCTTAACAGAAGTTGGTTTGGCTTCTCGCCTTGGTGTTAACGTGGAAACTCTGCGTGAACAGACAGTAAAGTTGCCACCACCGCTTTTTGTGGCATGGTGCAAGGGCAAGGATAGTTCGAGCATGGGGTGGGAATTTAACGAAGAAACAGGTTTTTATCATCCAGCAACTTAAACCCCAGTAGGAATGGGTAATGGATAATGGGGAAAAAGGGGTCATCGTGCCAAAAGGGGAAAATTGTACGCTTGTATATTGAAAAATTTATGATTTTTAAGGTTTGAAGCTCTGAAGCGGCGTTGATCATGTCCAAAAATAACCATTATCTTGGGGTGTATTTTTACTTTCTACAAAGTAAACAACAACAACAAAACACAGTATTTTCAAACTTAGTAGAAATTTATCATGCAGCCTTTCTACAAAACTAACCAAATCAATAAAACTGGCTGTTACCGAAATATCCGTCACAAAATGTAAAATTTCTGTACTTTGTAGAAAGCATAAACAAGGTTGAATTACTTACTGAATCTATGCTGTAGCCATTTACCTCAAGATAACAATCATTTATGGACAAGTTCTTGACATGGAGTAGTCTGAAAAGTTGATTCTACCGTACCCAAATTCACAGCATCCAAGCATCGTTTATGGGCAAGTTGGTTTTGGAGCCTGATTTAGATCCATAATTGAAAATTTTCAGGGGACTGAGGCTATAACCCAGTTATAATAACGATTTGGCGGTAAGGATATATTCCTTAACGTACAGTTTTCCCGTTTTGGCACGATGACCCCATGTTTGAGCCTAAGATAATTTTGAAGAGATCGCTAAAAGTTGAAATTTGAAGTCTAAGTTACAGTTTGGTAAGGTTGAGATGAATCAAGCTGAACAATTGCAAGATCAGTATGTCAAAGTCGGCTCTGTAAATATCCGATATTGGCAAGCGGGAGAAAAAGGCAGCACGGTCATTTTGCTTCATGGTGGTGGCGGCTACATTGAGTTGTGGAAGTACAATATCCTTGAATTAGCCAAACATCATCGCGTTTATGCGTTTGATATGGTGGGTGCAGGTCGTTCCGATAAACCCGATGCTGCTCATTACACCTTTGACTTCATGGCTCAGTTCACGCGAGATTTTATGAAGGTTTTAGAGATACCCAAGGCAAATTTGATTGGAACTTCTGCGGGCGGTGGAGTAGCACTCACTTTAACGTTGAACTTCCCACAATTAGTTGAGCGACTAATTCTGGTTGGCAGTGCGGGTCTAGGGAAAGAACTTAATTTTCTGCTTCGAGTTACCACAATTCCTGGTTTAGCTAAGTTGTTTAGTTCACCAAGCAAATCAGGTGTAGCGATGTTGTGTAAACAGGCAGTGTACGACTCAAAACTAATCACTGATGAAATTGTCGAAGAGTTTTATCAAATGGCAACGCTTCCAGGAGCAGCAGAAGCAACATTAAATCTAGGTCGTTCAAATTTTAATATCTGGGGGCAATTCTATCAGTCAATTGCTGACAGATTGCATACTATCGAGGCTCCGACCCTAATTATTTGGGGCAGACAAGATCCGATGGTTCCTGTAACCCATGCTCAGAATGCCGTTAAGATTATTTCTCATGCTCAGTTGGAGATTATTGAGGAGTGCGGTCATTGGAGTCCGATTGAGCATCCACAAAAATTTAATCAGCTAGTTCTAGAGTTTCTATCGTGATTTTTGAATTGGTTAACGGTTGTCAGCCAGCTAACAAGTCGATGAGCCGTGTTGAAAGACGAACTCGTTGTCGCAACACGGCTCAACTCTTGCGGTGCGGGGACGGGGCAATAGCTTACGTGCAACTTCCTTGCTCGGTCGAGCAAGGAAGTTGGGGCGGCTGGGGGGAAACTGCGATCGCCTAGCCCATGTCGTTTTTTGAGGGTTTGACGACATTGGGGTGAAAGCACCGAATTTATGGCATTCAGCTAAGGATTAAGGCAACACGCACCGTCTAAGCTGAGGAGGCGGCAATCGTAACCTGGGTCGTGTCAACTTGCTTAGTGCCATCTACTTTGGCAGCTATATCTTCGAGATGATTTAGGATTTCCTGGCTTGGCACAGAACCCTTGAGGACAATAGTGCTACCATCTTGACCAATTTGTAGAGTTTCAATTTCATTGATATGTGGTGCTTGCTCGAAAGCTTCAGCTACACGTTTAGCTAAACCGAGTTGATCGTATTCACCCTCAAGCCCCATATATTCAGGAGGTGGAGGAGGTTGACGCTCTCCTGCCTTCTCGCGCCGTGAGAGATCGTACTCACCAGTCAGCCCAGGACTCATGCACGTTTCCGATTGCCCAGAGTCCATTGTCTTTATTAAGCTGATAGTTTCTTCTTCACAAACTCTTTTTAGCCAACTCATGACTGTTACCTACTTAGCGTAGTTTGTACCCTTATACTCGCTTTCGCTGTTGATTTTTTATTTTCCAAACCGCAAATTCTTACAGTGATAAGGCAATGAATTGGGAATCGTTGCAATACCTAAAGCTTCATCTTTTATAAGCGAGTATTTCTTTTTAGGATAACTGCCACTACTGTTAATAACTTCTACTCAAAGAAAGGGTTTTTTATTTATCACAACATTTGTACACCAATGTCTACAGGTAGAAACTAAAAAAGTAGATGCAACGATGCTCTGCCCTGCCTTCAGGCGAACGTACCACTTTAGATCGCACCCCAGCACCTATACGCCACCATGACCGTTTGACTTTAAAAGATATTCCCAAATACGCCGGATTTCTTCTCTGAAAGCTTCCCGATCACTCTCAAGAATTTCTATCGCATTTGTTACCACATCAGCCAAACTGGCAACATCTTCGGTTAACTGGGCGAGAGCTTGAGTATTAGTGGCTTGCTGTATGGCATTTTGCCGAGTTTGTTCCTCAAGCTGTGTCAGCACTTCATTGTGACGGCTCAATGTTTCTGATGTAGTAGTTGCAATTTGTGCCACTTGCGCTATCAGAGGGGTTAGCTGATTTAACATTTCGGCATGATTTGTCAGCATTGCTTCGAGTCGTTCTAGTCTGTTAGAGCCGCCGTTTTGTGTCATGGTTTTGACCTAAAATATTTCAAATTGCTGTCGTACTTAACACAGAGATTGATTCAAAATAATGCCCCGACTTGTAAGGGCTTGGTGCGACTCACGCAATGACCGGGACGGCAGAAAGATTCTGCTACTGTCGGCGATCAGCTACGCTGGGCGGTTATGCCATCGCAAGAAGGCGAGGCGTAAGCCCATCGCATCAGTATAGACGTAGCGATCGCTCCTGGCTGGCATAATCCCATCGTGCAGACACTAGCTTTTACCACACATTACCCACCAACTAGCCTGACCATCACTCACAAATCAAAATCCAGTGTAAATATATCTTCATCGGGTTTTTCTGGTGTTTGGGGTGTCACGTTAACTGGCTCTGGTTCTGGCTGTTGCACTTGTGGTTGGTGTTGGTTGAGCGTTAGATGGGAGGAAACTTGTGTTTGTACGCCTCCTAGTTGCATAGGAAATGCGCCTTTCTTTAAGGCAAAGTAGCAATCAATAATGAAGTACAGCGTTTCCAAGTAACTTTTGTCCAGGTTTTGCGATTCAAGAAATATACGTTTGCGGTAGCTGTCTCGGATGCGAACTCTCTCTGGTGCTTTGTCATGATCATCAAGCATTGTCTTTCCTCACACTGGGCTTACTAGTTCTTGCTGGCAATGGTTTTCGCCATTTCTAGAAGCCCTACGGCATTGGCCTCTACCGGATTGTCCAAAACTTTGAAACCGTTTTTCTCTAGCAGCTTTGTAAATCCCGGTAACAGACAACCACCACCTATTGCCCAGAGTTCATCTCCAGAGTGCTTGGCATCAAGTGCCAGATTCACAGCCTTCTTTAAATATTTTTCGTACCAGTCTTTCAAACATGAGATGTAAATCTCTTTAATGTCGATATCACGACTATACTTGGTATGCCCCATCTCCAAGCAGTAGCGAATCTTGGCTGGATCTCCTACCTTACCCCCATTGAGATGCTTCATCTTTTGGGCAATATCGTCAATGAGAACTTCTACTCCTGTTGGGTAGGGGGTATGTACTTCCCGCTTTCCTTGGTTGTAACGCGAAAACAAAGTTGTACCGTTGCCAAAGTCCAGTACAGTTAACTTTTTGGGTAGTGGCTGTCCGAATAATGCTCCCATTCCTTCAGGTATCACCTTCAGCACTTCCACCTTAACCTCGGATGGTTTACCCGCTAGTATCGGCTGATATTCTCCATTAAGTATTTGTTTCAATTCTTCTGCTAGACCAACATCGTGTAAGCTGACCACCATCTTCAAATGCCATGCTTTGCGGTGTGGCAGATGTGCTAATGCTCCCAGCAAAGTCGTCAGTGCATTCTTGACTTTGTTTTCGTTGCTGTCGGTGTTGCGTTCAAAATGTGTTCCAGCACGGAAAGCTGATTCGCCAACAGTGTAAGCCTTGCCTTCAAACTCAACTCTTCCTGGTACATCTTCCATGTCGGCTGTAGAGATATAGCTGGGGATGCGGACGACATCAAAGCCCTCAACCAGAAGTTTCAGATTTCCATAGCCATTGTCAAAACCTGCGGGGAAGATTTTTTGTAAACCGTGAATACTGGTCATGAATGTTAAATACGATACAAATTCTAATATTAGTAAAGATGCCCTTAAAGCACACTAAATATAGCCTATATGGGTAACAAATTGAATGAAAAAGCTTTTAATTATATTTAGTGTATATTTAGCCCCTATATGTACCCCATAAAATTTTCTATCCAATCTAAAATTAGATATGCTTTTTTCACAAAAATCGCAAAAGGTGACTCATGTTAAAAACTCATCTACTAGATGATTTCTTAACTGAGCCGCACAAGAAATCACTTACAGAAACTCATCAGGTCATTTGTAGGAAAAAGCCTAGCTATCGCTTTTGTGACTAGTGCAGTCTTAATTAAACAGATAAATTGATGGCATTCTCATTGGAGTCGCCCTACCTATAGAGCAAAAAAGCACTTATACTGTTGCATCAAGGAAGGTGAATAAAGATAAAACCCATTAAAAAATTATGATTATTGGATTGACGAATCAAAAAGGAGGAGCAGGAAAGACCACAATATCTGGGCATTTAGCTTATTGGTTAAGCCAGCGTGGTTCAGTAATTGTAGTCGATGCAGATGCACAGCAAAGCAGTACCAATTGGATGAAAGATTTAGAACTGCCTTGCAAAACGATGATCGACCCGGATGATTTGTTTGATGAATTACCATTTTTAGCACAACAGTATAATGCTGTTGTTGTAGATGGGCCGGGAAGCCTCAGCGAGACAACAAAAGCAATTCTAGCCAGATGTGATTTAGCTCTCATCCCGTGTAAACCTGCTGGGTTAGATATGCACAGTACCTCAAAGATGTTAAGGATTTTACGTCAAGCTAGAGAGATGAGAGGTGGGATGCCCTACGTAGGTTTATTTTTAAATCAAGCTAAGAAAGGAACTGTCTTATTAAAGGATGCTCAAAGAGCATTATCGGAGAAAAATACTGGTTTTCCCTTACTAAAGACAATGATATTTGACCTTCAGGTAATAGCTGATGCTCCAGGGCAAGGAACCACTGTTTGGGGATTAAATGGGGCGACGGCTAAACGCGCCTCTAAAGATTTTGAAACACTTTTTACCGAAGCTTTAGGAGTGATGACAAATGGCAAGGGATAGGAGATTAGTTGAAGATTTCATTTTTAGAAACGAAACCAACCAAACGACGGCTACCATGCCTATAAGTTTAATCGTGCTACCTAAACAGGAACTGCGATACTACATTGACCCAAAAGAAGTAGATAAAATAGTCGCTAGTGCTAGAAACAATGGCATTCTTGAACCACTATTAGTTCGTTCTATTTCTGGAAGTGACAAACATGAAGTAGTAGCAGGAGCAAAACGTTATCGAGCAGCTCAGATACTTGAACTAGTTGAGGTTCCTGTAGTTGTTCGTCAACTTAATGATGAAGAAGCTTTAGAAATTGCACTGATTGAAAATTTTGCACGCTCAGAATTAACTGATTTAGAAGAAACAGATGGAGTATTACGTCTTTTAGCTCTCAAATTGAAGCTCAAGATATCGGAAATTCCGCCCCTGTTACATCATATTCAAAATCAGCAAAGAGGAAGGAGTTCTGCCAATAACGTTATTGGCAATGATGTAATTCAAGCAGTACAAGAGGTTTTAACATCGCTTGGCAATATAAAAATAGATTCATTTATCAGTAATCGGCTTCCGTTACTAAATCTGCCTAACGAGATTTTAGAGGTTTTACGCCAGGGAAAGTTGGAGCCTAGTAAAGCTAAAGCAATTGCCAAAGTTCAGAATGAGGATGCTAGGAGACAATTACTTTCAGATGCAATCACCTCTAGTTGGACATTAAGCCAAATCAAAAGCAAAATCAAAGAACTTGAGCAACAGTCTAAATCGCAGTTAGCTGTGCAAGAAGATTCAGTATCACTTAAAGAACTTGCAGATGATACTTTACGACGATTTAGACAGTCAAAAATTTGGGAAGACCCAAAGAAAAAGACAAAATTAGAAAAACTTTTAGTTCAATTAAATGAACTTATGCAAACAGACTGAGCAGTTGTAGCAATAATTAATATTTCTCGCCTTGTCTCATCTTTTAAGATAAATTGAAGACCTTACAGAACAGATGTACTAAATTATTTTAACTTTGTCTCCTGGTTTAACAATCTTTTGGAGTTTGTGGCTCGATCACATCAAGTTCTTGAATGAAAGTATCAACTGATTAGTAAAAAACATAATCAATGCTTCTGGTGTAAGTAACCAGAAGCAATTTATTCAGCACAGCAGCACACAGTGATCGCCGAAATTTCTTTTGAAAATTTACATCATTGTTAGGCGTAACACTGTTATTCAATCTCTGTTTACTCGAATAAAAGCGATAGTACTTTCCCAAAGAATTGTTTGATTAAGGAAATACTGTGTAAATATCCCCTTGAGCTTTTCTAATTCCTCTGGTGTTAAATTTCGTCGAAGGCGTTGTGCATAACTTGGTCGATTACTGCTATCTGTAAACAAACGTTCCAGAAAATGGCTACTAATGTGCATTTGCGTTGAATTTGGTTCAACAATTACATCTGCCTCTAGCCCGGCTAATTTAAAAACATCACGCAAGTCATCCATATCCCAATTGAGCATGGGGTCGGAGCCGTCATCATAAATTGCTTCTTCTGCCGATATTAAGCGTTTGTATAACTTGCTATCTACTAGGTGAGCCTCTAGTAAACGATAAAACCTTTGAGTGTAACGCGGTACAGTCTCTGCAAATACAAGCTTTCCTGTTTGAGGTAGTATTTTTGCTATCTCTTGAACGGCACTTAACTTATCAAGTTCAGAAACTAAAACATTGCGTCCAATAATACAATCAAATTGTACATTTGCAGCTTGCTGAGTTATAACCTCAACTAAATCAGAGAGAGAGGCTTGTAAAATTTGTGGACGTATTAGTTCTTTGAGGGACGCTGCCTGTTGGGATAGCGCATTAGCATCTTTGCTGGTGCGAACACAGGCATAAACTCCACCTTCAGGAGTTTGCCTTAGCGCTTCCCAAGTTAGTAAACCACTTCCGGCATTGAGATCCAGTACCACATGGTGGCGTTGCAATTGTGCTAAGTCAAAAATGCGATCGCGCACTGTGGCTAACTGTGTACCTACTTGAGAAAGCGTCCTTTGCAACCAACGTTCACTAGCTCGGTCAGTAGTAGCGTAAGTTAATATCTCTAGAGGAGCAACCGCGCTCCCTTCAACTAATGCAGCCAGTTGAGCTTCTCGACGACGAGACACTTCGGTACTGATTTCTCGTTCTCGTCCTTGTAGTGAAGGTTGATAGAATACTTGCCCTTGTAAGCTGGCGGGTAAATATTGCTGTGCTACCCAGTGATCTCGATAAGCATGAGGATAAAGATAACCAGCCCCATGCCCAAAACCTTTTTTATCTCGGTTCGCATCTCTCAAATTGTTAGGAACTTCTGCCTCTTTTTCTTGCTCAATCGCTGCCAACGCATCAAAAAATCCCATTACACTGTTTGACTTTGATGCTGTCGCTAAGTACAGCGCTGCTTGTGCCAAATGATAACGCCCTTCTGGCATTCCCACTCGGTCAAAGGCTTCATTACACGCATTTACCACGACTACAGCATTTGGGTCAGCCAATCCTACATCCTCACTCGCTAGAATTAGCATTCGCCGGAAGATAAATCGTGGGTCTTCTCCTGCATAAACCATTTTTGCCAGCCAATATAATGCCGCATCAGGATCTGAACCACGCAAACTTTTGATAAACGCACTTATTGTATCGAAATGAACATCTCCTTCCTTATCGTATAAAACTGCGCGTTGCTGTATTGACTCTTCTGCTACTGCTAAATTGATGTGAATTATTCCAGTTTCATCAGGTGGTGTAGTTTCCACTGCTAATTCCAACGCATTTAGTAGTGAACGCGCATCTCCGTTAGCAACATTTACTAAATGCTTTAACGCTTCATCATCAATTTGTACTTTTAACTGGCCATAACCTCTTTGTTCATCAGTTAGGGTTTGATTTACAACTTTGTACAAATCCTCGTCATTGAGTGGTTTGAGTTGAAAAATCCGTGAGCGGCTCACCAAAGCCTTATTAACTTCAAAGTAAGGATTTTCTGTAGTCGCGCCTATTAATGTTACTGTCCCATTCTCTACCCAAGGCAACAAAGCATCCTGCTGTGATTTATTAAAACGATGAACCTCATCCACAAACAGAATAGTTCGTTGATTATGAAATTTACGTTGTTCTTGCGCTGTGTCAATCGCGGCTCTAATTTCTTTGACACCTGAGAGAACGGCATTTATTGCCAGAAAATGAGCGCGAGTTGTATTGGCTATCACACGAGCTAGAGTCGTTTTTCCCGTTCCTGGCGGCCCGTAGAAAATCAGTGATGATAGCTGATCTAAGCTGATTGCTCGTCGTAACAGCCTACCAGGGCCAATAATATGCTCTTGCCCAACAAACTCATCCAGTGTTCGTGGACGCATTCGTGCGGCTAACGGTGCTTGGGTTTGAATTTGGTTGATTAAATTTTGGTCAAATAAATCCATTATGAGAACATGGATGAACTTACTTTATTAGTTCATTATTACTACTGTAGTCCAGTTCACCCATCACTTTTATAAATCAATGGTCTAGGTTTAGCCTTTTTAACACACACGGTAGCAGACTTCTTGGAAGCCTGAGAAGGACGGCATTGCTCACAATATAGAAGACAACCATCAAGCTAAATACTCTCGCATCTGCGGCTGCTTGCGATGCAAAACTTTTATCGCCTGTTTTTGAGTCGTCCCAACTTTTGCTTGTTTTATGTTGAGTCTTGCGGCAATTTGTTTAGTAGAGAGCTTGTCAACACTCCCCAAACCAAAGCGCAACATCAGCACCTGTCTTTGCAGTGGTTTAAGTGTGAGCAAACAATTTGCCAAATCTTGCCGCATCAATCCTTCGTCTAGATATTCATCTGGGGAAGCAACATCGCTAGGTAGAATTTCCCAAAAATCAACTTCATCTTCTTGCCCCATTGGTGTATCTAAGGACAGAGGCTGGCGAAATGCAATTAAACATTCTTTTACTTGGTCTGGGCGAAGTTCGGCAAATTCTGCTATTTCTGCAATTGTGGGATATCGCCCCAGCATTCTCGCTCTTTCTCGTTGTACTTTTTTGAGTTTAATCAATCGGTCATTCATGTGACTTGGTGTTCTTATGGTAGTGGACTTGTTAGCGATCGCCTTTGTAATTTCTTGTCGAATCCACCAGTAAGCGCAGGTCGAAAACTTGTACCCTCGGTTTGGGTCAAATCTCTCGACTGCTTTTTGCAACCCAATAGAACCTTCTTGTACTAAATCTAGAAATTCTAGTTGACTCCAACGATACTTTTTAGCGATCGCTACTACTAGTCGCAGATTAGCCGCAATCATCTTTTCTTTAGCCTTCTGCCCTAACCGCAGAATCTGGGATACTTCAGTTTCGCTTTTCCCCATGTCAGTAGCTAGTTCTGCCAAAGTTAACTGACGATGTAGTTGCTCTTGCCTCTGTTGTTGATGCTGCTGTACTGCCATCATCTGCTGTACTTGCCTAGCGCATATAATCTCTTGCTCTGGAGTCAGCATGGGATATTTAGAGATTTCTCGTAAGTAGATGCCTACGCTATCTGGCTGGAGGGACATTCTTCTATTTTTCTCTAAAAGCCTGAAATTACTTTACCGCAAAAGCCTGATAGAATAGCAAGCTTGCTAAAACGAAACCTCTTCTTTGACAAAATGTAAGGTGGTAGGGGCGCAAAACAAAAAATAGCCCTGTTTTGTCAAATTTTGAGTAGCGATCTCTACGAGTGCCGTAAGCGA
Above is a window of Nostoc sp. MS1 DNA encoding:
- a CDS encoding ParA family protein, whose protein sequence is MIIGLTNQKGGAGKTTISGHLAYWLSQRGSVIVVDADAQQSSTNWMKDLELPCKTMIDPDDLFDELPFLAQQYNAVVVDGPGSLSETTKAILARCDLALIPCKPAGLDMHSTSKMLRILRQAREMRGGMPYVGLFLNQAKKGTVLLKDAQRALSEKNTGFPLLKTMIFDLQVIADAPGQGTTVWGLNGATAKRASKDFETLFTEALGVMTNGKG
- a CDS encoding BON domain-containing protein, with the translated sequence MSWLKRVCEEETISLIKTMDSGQSETCMSPGLTGEYDLSRREKAGERQPPPPPEYMGLEGEYDQLGLAKRVAEAFEQAPHINEIETLQIGQDGSTIVLKGSVPSQEILNHLEDIAAKVDGTKQVDTTQVTIAASSA
- a CDS encoding RNA polymerase sigma factor, RpoD/SigA family, giving the protein MSLQPDSVGIYLREISKYPMLTPEQEIICARQVQQMMAVQQHQQQRQEQLHRQLTLAELATDMGKSETEVSQILRLGQKAKEKMIAANLRLVVAIAKKYRWSQLEFLDLVQEGSIGLQKAVERFDPNRGYKFSTCAYWWIRQEITKAIANKSTTIRTPSHMNDRLIKLKKVQRERARMLGRYPTIAEIAEFAELRPDQVKECLIAFRQPLSLDTPMGQEDEVDFWEILPSDVASPDEYLDEGLMRQDLANCLLTLKPLQRQVLMLRFGLGSVDKLSTKQIAARLNIKQAKVGTTQKQAIKVLHRKQPQMREYLA
- a CDS encoding ParB/RepB/Spo0J family partition protein: MARDRRLVEDFIFRNETNQTTATMPISLIVLPKQELRYYIDPKEVDKIVASARNNGILEPLLVRSISGSDKHEVVAGAKRYRAAQILELVEVPVVVRQLNDEEALEIALIENFARSELTDLEETDGVLRLLALKLKLKISEIPPLLHHIQNQQRGRSSANNVIGNDVIQAVQEVLTSLGNIKIDSFISNRLPLLNLPNEILEVLRQGKLEPSKAKAIAKVQNEDARRQLLSDAITSSWTLSQIKSKIKELEQQSKSQLAVQEDSVSLKELADDTLRRFRQSKIWEDPKKKTKLEKLLVQLNELMQTD
- a CDS encoding AAA family ATPase, which gives rise to MDLFDQNLINQIQTQAPLAARMRPRTLDEFVGQEHIIGPGRLLRRAISLDQLSSLIFYGPPGTGKTTLARVIANTTRAHFLAINAVLSGVKEIRAAIDTAQEQRKFHNQRTILFVDEVHRFNKSQQDALLPWVENGTVTLIGATTENPYFEVNKALVSRSRIFQLKPLNDEDLYKVVNQTLTDEQRGYGQLKVQIDDEALKHLVNVANGDARSLLNALELAVETTPPDETGIIHINLAVAEESIQQRAVLYDKEGDVHFDTISAFIKSLRGSDPDAALYWLAKMVYAGEDPRFIFRRMLILASEDVGLADPNAVVVVNACNEAFDRVGMPEGRYHLAQAALYLATASKSNSVMGFFDALAAIEQEKEAEVPNNLRDANRDKKGFGHGAGYLYPHAYRDHWVAQQYLPASLQGQVFYQPSLQGREREISTEVSRRREAQLAALVEGSAVAPLEILTYATTDRASERWLQRTLSQVGTQLATVRDRIFDLAQLQRHHVVLDLNAGSGLLTWEALRQTPEGGVYACVRTSKDANALSQQAASLKELIRPQILQASLSDLVEVITQQAANVQFDCIIGRNVLVSELDKLSAVQEIAKILPQTGKLVFAETVPRYTQRFYRLLEAHLVDSKLYKRLISAEEAIYDDGSDPMLNWDMDDLRDVFKLAGLEADVIVEPNSTQMHISSHFLERLFTDSSNRPSYAQRLRRNLTPEELEKLKGIFTQYFLNQTILWESTIAFIRVNRD
- a CDS encoding alpha/beta fold hydrolase, giving the protein MNQAEQLQDQYVKVGSVNIRYWQAGEKGSTVILLHGGGGYIELWKYNILELAKHHRVYAFDMVGAGRSDKPDAAHYTFDFMAQFTRDFMKVLEIPKANLIGTSAGGGVALTLTLNFPQLVERLILVGSAGLGKELNFLLRVTTIPGLAKLFSSPSKSGVAMLCKQAVYDSKLITDEIVEEFYQMATLPGAAEATLNLGRSNFNIWGQFYQSIADRLHTIEAPTLIIWGRQDPMVPVTHAQNAVKIISHAQLEIIEECGHWSPIEHPQKFNQLVLEFLS
- a CDS encoding ParM/StbA family protein, translated to MTSIHGLQKIFPAGFDNGYGNLKLLVEGFDVVRIPSYISTADMEDVPGRVEFEGKAYTVGESAFRAGTHFERNTDSNENKVKNALTTLLGALAHLPHRKAWHLKMVVSLHDVGLAEELKQILNGEYQPILAGKPSEVKVEVLKVIPEGMGALFGQPLPKKLTVLDFGNGTTLFSRYNQGKREVHTPYPTGVEVLIDDIAQKMKHLNGGKVGDPAKIRYCLEMGHTKYSRDIDIKEIYISCLKDWYEKYLKKAVNLALDAKHSGDELWAIGGGCLLPGFTKLLEKNGFKVLDNPVEANAVGLLEMAKTIASKN